The proteins below come from a single Thalassotalea ponticola genomic window:
- the rpiA gene encoding ribose-5-phosphate isomerase RpiA — protein MTQDEMKKAAAIKAIDFIEDDSIVGVGTGSTVNYFIDALAEIKHRIKGAVSSSQASTERLQQHGIEVFDLNSVDNLEVYVDGADEITEHMHMIKGGGAALTREKIVAAVAKSFICICDDSKQVGVLGKFPLPVEVIPMARSYVARELVKLGGDPVYRQGVVTDNGNVILDVYNMDILDPKAMESNINAIVGVVTNGLFAHRGADVLILGSDSGTRVIGQLRRP, from the coding sequence ATGACGCAAGATGAAATGAAAAAAGCGGCGGCGATTAAAGCCATTGACTTTATCGAAGACGATTCTATTGTTGGCGTAGGGACTGGCTCTACGGTGAACTACTTTATTGACGCCCTAGCTGAAATAAAACATCGGATAAAAGGCGCGGTTTCAAGCTCACAAGCCTCAACTGAGCGCTTACAACAACACGGCATCGAAGTATTTGACCTCAACAGTGTAGACAACCTTGAAGTTTATGTAGATGGCGCCGACGAAATCACCGAACACATGCACATGATCAAAGGCGGTGGCGCGGCGTTAACTCGTGAAAAAATTGTCGCAGCGGTGGCGAAAAGTTTTATCTGTATTTGCGATGACTCGAAACAGGTAGGCGTGCTGGGTAAGTTTCCACTGCCCGTTGAAGTGATTCCTATGGCGCGCAGTTATGTTGCTCGAGAATTGGTCAAACTCGGTGGTGACCCCGTTTATCGCCAAGGCGTTGTAACCGACAATGGCAATGTCATTTTAGACGTTTACAATATGGACATTCTCGATCCCAAAGCAATGGAATCTAATATCAACGCCATCGTTGGGGTGGTGACCAATGGCTTATTTGCCCACCGCGGTGCTGATGTCCTTATCTTAGGTAGCGACAGTGGAACCCGAGTCATTGGCCAACTTCGTCGCCCATAG
- the elbB gene encoding isoprenoid biosynthesis glyoxalase ElbB: MKKIAIILSGCGVFDGSEIHESVLTLLHVELNGGQYQCFAPDIQQHHVIDHFKQQPSDESRNVLVESARIARGDIQDLAQLNVDQFDALILPGGFGAAKNLTNFAEQGAQSYVLDQVLHICKAFADANKPVGYACIAPVIIPRVYPAGVKLTIGNDADTAKAINEMGGQHVNCNVDQVVVDERYQVVSTPAYMLAENIAQANRSIGKLVEQVMALTN, from the coding sequence ATGAAAAAGATAGCCATTATACTCAGTGGTTGTGGTGTTTTTGACGGTAGTGAAATTCACGAATCGGTGTTAACCCTGTTGCACGTTGAACTCAACGGCGGACAGTATCAATGCTTTGCCCCCGATATCCAACAGCATCATGTTATCGACCACTTTAAACAACAACCAAGCGATGAGTCGCGCAATGTGTTGGTGGAATCGGCGCGTATTGCCCGTGGTGATATTCAAGATTTAGCGCAACTGAATGTTGACCAGTTTGACGCGCTCATTTTACCCGGCGGTTTTGGCGCGGCAAAAAATTTAACCAACTTTGCCGAGCAAGGCGCTCAATCGTATGTACTCGATCAGGTTTTACATATTTGTAAAGCGTTTGCCGATGCTAATAAGCCTGTAGGTTATGCCTGTATTGCCCCGGTGATTATTCCTCGCGTTTACCCTGCTGGCGTAAAACTAACCATAGGTAACGATGCCGATACCGCCAAGGCCATTAATGAGATGGGCGGCCAGCACGTCAACTGTAACGTCGATCAGGTAGTGGTGGATGAGCGCTATCAGGTGGTTTCAACACCGGCCTACATGCTCGCTGAAAATATTGCCCAAGCTAACCGCTCTATCGGTAAGTTGGTTGAACAGGTCATGGCGTTAACCAACTAA
- the ruvX gene encoding Holliday junction resolvase RuvX translates to MTKQSGNRTLMGFDFGTRHIGVAIGQEITQSARGLKAIKARDGIPNWDDIEKLLKEWQPDLLVVGLPLNMDGSEQPLTARVKKFANRLHGRFGVIVELQDERLTTADAKEQLFSDGGFRNLQKDNIDCMSAALIVESYMASNIANG, encoded by the coding sequence ATGACTAAACAGAGCGGCAATCGAACCTTGATGGGGTTTGATTTTGGCACGCGCCATATCGGTGTGGCGATAGGCCAAGAAATTACACAAAGTGCACGAGGTTTAAAAGCGATAAAAGCCCGCGATGGCATCCCAAACTGGGATGATATCGAAAAGCTGTTGAAAGAGTGGCAGCCTGATTTACTGGTGGTTGGGCTACCGTTAAACATGGATGGCTCGGAGCAACCTCTGACTGCCCGAGTGAAAAAGTTTGCCAATCGCTTGCACGGGCGCTTTGGCGTTATCGTTGAATTACAAGACGAACGGCTAACGACAGCCGATGCCAAAGAGCAGTTATTTAGTGACGGTGGGTTTCGCAACCTACAAAAAGACAACATAGATTGTATGTCAGCAGCACTTATTGTGGAGAGCTACATGGCGAGTAACATCGCCAATGGTTAG
- the ubiH gene encoding 2-octaprenyl-6-methoxyphenyl hydroxylase, which yields MQTGKYFDVIISGGGLAGASMALALAKQSQHNKRPLSIALIDAAPVDKQLPSSFDARVLALANGSAEYLQQLGVWQQIKADATAIKSIHVSDRGHYGKARLYHQDYNVDALGYVVEMQVIGRALYQALKNYPSVALFNAQQIGDVHWHRDRVEVILNPSSIADNTDDIPGSQSLSATLLIGCDGGQSVCRRQAKIQTTEFDYQQTAIIANVECEAPHLGRAFERFTDSGPLAMLPMSNTAVTMSSGQTDSALCSLVWTLKPEQVAPLMSMSDGDFAHALAEQFGLWLGRVTKIGKRDRFDLKLIQANDSIAHRMALVGNAAHTLHPIAGQGFNLGIRDVKQLAQQIIKAKQSGADIGDFSLLQEYAQHRANDHQQVIHFTDSMVHLFSNDYLPLALGRGIGLKLLNYIAPLKQALAHKAMGHHN from the coding sequence ATGCAAACAGGCAAATATTTTGATGTCATCATCTCTGGCGGTGGTTTAGCTGGCGCGTCGATGGCTTTGGCCTTAGCTAAGCAAAGCCAACACAATAAACGCCCTTTGTCGATTGCCCTCATCGATGCCGCGCCAGTTGATAAGCAATTGCCGTCGAGCTTCGACGCTCGTGTTCTCGCCTTAGCTAATGGCAGTGCAGAGTATTTGCAGCAACTGGGGGTATGGCAACAGATCAAAGCCGATGCAACGGCGATCAAATCCATTCACGTTTCTGATCGTGGACATTACGGCAAAGCGCGTCTGTACCACCAAGACTACAACGTTGACGCTTTGGGTTATGTGGTGGAAATGCAGGTTATCGGACGGGCGTTATATCAGGCGTTAAAAAATTACCCTTCGGTTGCATTGTTTAATGCTCAACAGATCGGTGATGTTCATTGGCATCGCGATCGCGTAGAAGTCATACTCAACCCGTCGTCAATAGCGGACAACACCGATGACATTCCAGGCTCTCAGTCGCTGAGCGCGACGTTGCTTATTGGTTGCGACGGTGGTCAGTCGGTATGTCGTCGCCAAGCCAAGATTCAAACCACAGAATTCGATTATCAGCAAACCGCGATAATAGCCAATGTAGAGTGTGAGGCCCCCCATTTAGGTCGTGCTTTTGAACGCTTTACTGACAGTGGGCCTCTGGCCATGTTGCCTATGAGTAACACCGCCGTGACTATGTCATCTGGGCAAACGGATAGCGCGCTCTGTAGTTTGGTGTGGACGCTTAAACCTGAGCAGGTGGCGCCACTGATGTCGATGAGCGATGGTGATTTTGCCCATGCGCTAGCCGAGCAGTTTGGTCTGTGGTTGGGACGAGTAACTAAAATAGGTAAACGCGATCGCTTTGATTTGAAGTTAATTCAAGCCAATGACAGCATTGCTCATCGCATGGCATTAGTGGGTAATGCAGCGCATACGTTACACCCGATTGCTGGGCAAGGTTTTAACTTGGGAATTCGCGATGTAAAACAGCTAGCCCAGCAAATTATAAAGGCGAAACAAAGCGGTGCTGATATCGGTGATTTTAGCTTGTTACAAGAGTATGCGCAGCATCGCGCAAATGATCACCAGCAAGTCATTCACTTTACCGACTCTATGGTACACCTGTTTTCTAATGACTATCTGCCATTGGCACTCGGGCGCGGTATTGGCTTAAAATTGTTAAACTATATTGCTCCGCTCAAACAAGCACTTGCTCATAAAGCCATGGGGCATCACAACTGA
- a CDS encoding diguanylate cyclase domain-containing protein — protein sequence MLVKYTEQCRFNATNGLLTTGECTRKHTGFSWRLTRLVCNLTLLALTAFVANAALSAPVSPLARSISSASSALDIKQWSHPIELASSEQSTPLLLAPTNKFHNASEHTNLSRLELYSQHRKWLHQANWLWQTQQNITRSLPIYSALSKSPFNDIQVASLVKRVQLSLLSGNSFAGYSALTKLIELNESELTPHQRNDMYSAISFFLLRNGNVDGAKLYQSLLDRALFNQQEQCQKQVFIDLIDMHFSFNDYNQRRIHDLAEHCVALGELSFTTLLVTDAARIFNAHGLTEQALALLKHYKLVIFNQPLKTLHLSYYLQMTEIYQQRQLIDDAKDVADNAWQTIKSMPLLPFTGEYALERLANFAYQHQQYDKALSIQNLYLTTQQDELDIDLQRQRQLSNVMLNINALKIIEQRKANDLLATREEVERQSSLLHHLNSTMLYWGVTFVVIALLSLLVFSRQMHIRQLILQQRNAWTRDPLTKLLSRHYVYQEVAHIDVNDPNQSVHYAGMQLRLQGLRRLNETHGYQKGDELLIQVGKLLAKYTDNKHHIARAGSNEFILVRYDILTASMHGIARAVEQQFYQLLEKLGYSKSDVTLYIGISDSVQSNSSAKYFFTDMNMAVSRAQWPEAKSNIALFSADWTERHTFTRNKGL from the coding sequence ATGTTAGTAAAGTACACAGAGCAATGCCGATTTAACGCAACCAATGGTTTATTAACCACTGGTGAGTGTACGCGTAAACACACTGGCTTCAGTTGGCGATTAACCCGATTGGTGTGTAACTTAACCCTATTGGCATTAACTGCCTTCGTAGCAAATGCAGCACTAAGTGCTCCAGTGTCCCCCTTGGCTCGCTCAATCAGCTCCGCAAGCAGTGCCCTTGACATCAAACAGTGGTCACACCCGATTGAGTTGGCAAGTAGCGAGCAATCTACGCCACTACTTCTGGCGCCTACAAACAAATTTCACAACGCTAGTGAACATACTAATTTGTCGCGCCTTGAGCTGTATTCTCAACATCGAAAATGGCTTCATCAAGCCAATTGGCTTTGGCAAACTCAGCAAAACATAACCCGTTCATTACCTATCTACTCTGCCTTGTCTAAGTCGCCTTTTAACGATATTCAAGTGGCGAGTTTAGTTAAACGCGTACAGCTTAGTTTGCTAAGTGGTAACTCTTTTGCTGGATATTCGGCATTAACCAAACTGATTGAGCTTAATGAAAGTGAGTTAACACCGCATCAGCGCAATGATATGTACAGTGCGATCAGCTTTTTTTTGTTGCGCAACGGCAACGTTGACGGCGCTAAATTATATCAAAGTCTGCTCGATCGAGCCTTGTTCAATCAACAAGAGCAATGTCAAAAGCAAGTGTTTATTGACCTTATCGATATGCATTTTTCCTTTAACGACTACAACCAACGACGCATTCACGACCTTGCTGAACACTGTGTTGCTCTTGGTGAACTGAGTTTTACCACATTGCTGGTTACCGATGCGGCGCGAATATTTAACGCTCACGGGTTAACCGAACAAGCTTTGGCGTTACTCAAACATTATAAATTGGTCATCTTTAACCAACCTCTAAAAACACTGCATCTGAGTTATTACCTACAAATGACCGAAATATATCAGCAACGCCAGCTGATTGACGATGCAAAAGACGTCGCCGATAATGCGTGGCAAACAATTAAGTCAATGCCTTTGCTGCCATTTACCGGAGAGTACGCACTTGAGCGCTTAGCTAATTTTGCTTATCAGCACCAGCAATATGACAAAGCACTTAGCATTCAAAATCTTTACCTTACAACGCAACAAGACGAGTTAGATATTGATTTGCAACGGCAACGACAACTGAGCAACGTCATGCTTAATATCAACGCCTTGAAGATTATTGAGCAACGCAAGGCCAATGACTTACTGGCTACCCGTGAAGAGGTTGAACGCCAGTCGTCGCTGTTACACCACCTTAATTCGACCATGCTCTATTGGGGAGTAACCTTTGTGGTGATCGCGCTCCTTTCGCTGCTGGTGTTTAGTCGACAAATGCATATCCGCCAATTAATCTTGCAACAGCGAAATGCTTGGACACGAGATCCACTTACCAAGCTATTATCTAGACACTACGTGTATCAAGAGGTTGCTCACATAGATGTGAATGACCCAAATCAAAGTGTACACTACGCCGGTATGCAATTGAGATTACAGGGCTTGCGTCGACTGAACGAAACGCACGGTTATCAAAAAGGCGATGAACTCCTTATCCAAGTTGGTAAGTTACTGGCTAAATATACCGATAATAAACACCATATTGCCCGTGCCGGAAGTAATGAGTTTATCTTGGTGCGCTATGATATTTTAACGGCATCGATGCACGGTATTGCGCGAGCTGTTGAACAACAGTTTTATCAGCTACTTGAAAAACTTGGTTATAGCAAAAGTGATGTAACACTATACATAGGCATCAGTGACAGTGTGCAAAGTAACTCAAGTGCCAAGTACTTTTTCACCGACATGAATATGGCCGTTAGCCGAGCACAATGGCCCGAAGCAAAAAGTAATATCGCCTTGTTCAGCGCCGATTGGACCGAGCGTCATACGTTCACGCGAAATAAGGGACTATGA
- the serA gene encoding phosphoglycerate dehydrogenase → MSKTSLNKDKIKILLLEGVHQSALEVFKANGYSNIEYLKGSITDEELKHKLKGVYFLGIRSRTQITESVLEHADKLAAIGCFCIGTNQVELDAAQIRGIPVFNAPFSNTRSVAELVLGELLLLFRGIPEKSALAHRGVWHKSAAGSVEARGKTLGIIGYGHIGTQLGIMAEHIGMKVKFYDIETKLPLGNAEQVASLTQLLNCADVISLHVPETRETQNMIGEAEFEQMKQGVIFINASRGTVVDIDALANALTDNIVGGAAIDVFPVEPKTNDEEFISPLRGFDNVLLTPHIGGSTKEAQENIGREVASKIIKYSDNGSTLSAVNFPEVSLPAHTGSSRLFHIHKNQPGVLNQITRAFAERDININAQYLQTDAKIGYVVIDVEARDSEVALQQLRAIDGTIRARLIH, encoded by the coding sequence ATGAGTAAAACGTCACTGAACAAAGATAAAATTAAAATATTACTGCTAGAGGGTGTACACCAATCGGCTCTGGAAGTATTTAAAGCAAATGGTTACTCAAATATTGAATATCTAAAAGGCTCTATCACCGATGAGGAGCTAAAGCACAAACTCAAAGGTGTGTACTTTTTAGGTATTCGTTCACGTACGCAAATTACCGAGTCAGTTCTTGAGCATGCAGATAAACTTGCGGCAATCGGCTGCTTTTGCATTGGCACCAATCAAGTGGAGTTGGATGCAGCGCAAATTCGCGGTATTCCGGTATTTAATGCGCCCTTTTCAAACACTCGTTCAGTCGCTGAGTTGGTATTAGGAGAGCTGTTGCTGCTGTTTCGCGGTATTCCTGAAAAAAGTGCCTTAGCACATCGCGGTGTCTGGCATAAGTCAGCAGCGGGCTCAGTTGAAGCGCGGGGTAAAACCTTGGGCATTATCGGCTATGGTCACATCGGCACTCAGCTTGGCATCATGGCCGAGCACATTGGTATGAAGGTAAAGTTCTACGACATTGAAACCAAACTCCCTCTAGGCAATGCCGAGCAAGTGGCCAGTTTAACACAGCTGTTAAACTGTGCCGATGTTATATCACTGCACGTCCCTGAAACTCGCGAAACACAAAATATGATTGGCGAAGCAGAATTTGAACAAATGAAACAAGGAGTCATTTTTATTAATGCCTCTCGAGGCACCGTTGTTGACATTGACGCCTTGGCAAATGCCTTAACTGACAATATCGTCGGCGGCGCTGCCATCGATGTGTTTCCGGTTGAGCCGAAAACCAATGACGAAGAGTTTATTTCGCCATTGAGAGGGTTTGACAATGTGCTGCTAACCCCACACATTGGTGGCTCAACCAAAGAAGCTCAGGAAAACATCGGTCGCGAAGTAGCGAGTAAAATCATTAAGTACTCAGACAACGGCTCGACCTTGTCCGCTGTTAATTTTCCTGAAGTATCGTTACCTGCACACACTGGTAGCTCGCGTTTATTCCACATTCACAAAAACCAGCCGGGCGTGCTCAATCAGATCACTCGCGCCTTTGCCGAACGCGATATCAATATTAACGCTCAATACTTGCAAACGGATGCAAAAATTGGTTATGTAGTTATTGATGTAGAAGCAAGAGACAGTGAAGTTGCGCTGCAGCAATTAAGGGCGATTGACGGTACCATTCGCGCTCGTTTAATCCACTAG
- a CDS encoding 5-formyltetrahydrofolate cyclo-ligase — MNTNHLPDGASQALKTQRQTIRQQVRNQRRSLSAEQQEAAKLAICDRLTAHPRVQSAQHIAVYLANDGELDLSAFIAWCWQHNKQVYLPVIHPFCSGHLLFLQYRQDSPLVVNDYRILEPALNAMHVIPRNQLDVIVTPLVAFDQSNNRLGMGGGFYDRTLSSWHTLYRNASTEQAKQRCQPYPIGVAHRCQQLSQLPIAHWDVPLPEIISV, encoded by the coding sequence ATGAACACCAATCACTTACCAGACGGCGCATCACAGGCATTAAAAACGCAACGACAAACCATACGCCAACAAGTGCGCAACCAAAGACGCTCGCTGTCAGCAGAACAACAAGAGGCCGCTAAACTGGCAATATGCGATCGCTTAACCGCACACCCACGTGTCCAATCGGCTCAGCATATCGCGGTGTACCTCGCCAACGATGGCGAACTCGACCTCAGTGCGTTTATTGCCTGGTGTTGGCAACACAACAAACAGGTTTATTTACCGGTTATTCACCCGTTTTGTTCCGGCCACCTACTGTTTTTGCAATATCGACAGGATTCTCCTTTAGTCGTTAACGATTATCGCATATTAGAGCCGGCGTTAAACGCAATGCATGTCATACCAAGAAACCAGCTTGATGTCATTGTGACACCATTAGTCGCCTTTGATCAAAGTAACAATCGCCTCGGTATGGGGGGAGGATTTTACGATCGAACACTGTCGTCTTGGCACACGCTGTATCGGAACGCCTCAACCGAGCAAGCAAAACAGCGCTGTCAACCGTACCCGATTGGCGTAGCTCATCGCTGTCAGCAACTGAGTCAATTACCGATTGCGCATTGGGATGTGCCATTACCCGAGATAATTTCGGTATAA
- a CDS encoding GGDEF domain-containing protein — translation MLQYTSMIRFFCRSPVIFCSASGYNTLAKLALFALLSIVLAFNVSANSPIKNLIYQEQIDDLIHEALDVRSSDVSRSEALLQRIENNLNRMTQRQTEQYYFLKAYHLSINAQYDQAIAMHARNTASNDPYFRLRANAKMLRLHLLQEDYRMATAMYMTAKQSMASIKHRNGIYVNAITTFMMFYNDVHQYQQALDIYEQLFTTDGELPTVRQMCFLNRERIKSSYALKKINNIEATFDEAMQLCSLANEPLVSHQLTWMHANMYLDQGNLNQAYQLLASSWPDVQQAAFNLNILRYATVMAEVNSQFGNRREAQIFVDTVLNYRSKYGNHPLLLRALKVDVQLADNLTAKQRFERQQQLLMFKRQVLSKENEKALLYQAISHSIEKSWVAVDSYLQRNESERQLANNISLHVWGGYLFTAIMVIAVIASFKYIAWLLRLNRIARARLRQSKRRANYSNVTSALLRDAFIERAEQQLQVAKQGQENVSLVVVNIDMFRRIFHMHGMDISDRLLRFTVKRMRHHFGGNALIGELGNDQFAALLVNSDAEQVSVLAEQLRQDALDSSTTAVAGFKLELTISSGISDNQISGYQLQDMLSHAEKALHHAKLQWGNISLVYADDMIEPTQSYTQGIKEYIKRQRYLLN, via the coding sequence ATGCTTCAATATACCTCTATGATTCGTTTTTTCTGTCGTTCGCCGGTGATATTTTGCTCTGCTAGCGGCTACAACACATTGGCTAAGTTAGCCCTGTTCGCACTATTGAGTATAGTGCTAGCCTTTAATGTGTCAGCAAATAGCCCGATAAAGAATCTTATCTATCAAGAACAAATCGATGATTTAATTCACGAAGCGCTTGACGTGCGCAGTAGCGATGTAAGTCGCAGTGAGGCATTGTTACAGCGCATTGAAAACAATCTAAATCGAATGACGCAGCGACAAACAGAGCAGTATTACTTCCTCAAAGCGTATCACTTGTCTATTAACGCACAATACGATCAAGCCATCGCCATGCACGCGCGTAATACCGCGTCAAATGACCCCTACTTTCGCTTGCGCGCCAACGCGAAAATGCTGCGACTGCACTTGCTACAAGAAGACTACCGTATGGCAACGGCTATGTATATGACGGCAAAACAGTCAATGGCGTCAATCAAGCACCGCAACGGTATTTATGTCAATGCAATAACGACGTTCATGATGTTTTACAACGATGTGCATCAGTATCAGCAAGCGCTTGATATCTATGAACAGTTATTTACAACCGACGGGGAATTGCCGACCGTTAGACAAATGTGCTTTTTAAATCGAGAGCGCATTAAATCATCCTATGCCTTGAAAAAAATCAACAACATTGAAGCCACTTTCGACGAGGCAATGCAGCTTTGCTCGTTAGCCAATGAGCCACTAGTAAGCCACCAATTAACATGGATGCACGCTAACATGTACCTTGATCAAGGCAACCTGAATCAAGCCTATCAACTATTGGCGAGCTCATGGCCAGACGTACAGCAAGCAGCTTTTAACTTAAATATATTGCGTTATGCCACGGTTATGGCCGAAGTAAACAGCCAGTTTGGCAATCGACGTGAGGCGCAAATATTTGTTGATACCGTTCTTAACTACCGCTCGAAATACGGTAACCATCCATTGTTATTACGCGCTTTAAAAGTAGATGTGCAATTAGCGGATAACTTAACCGCGAAACAGCGCTTTGAAAGGCAACAGCAACTGTTGATGTTTAAACGCCAGGTACTGAGTAAAGAAAATGAAAAGGCGCTTTTGTATCAAGCCATAAGCCACTCTATTGAAAAGTCGTGGGTTGCTGTTGACAGCTACCTGCAACGCAATGAAAGCGAACGGCAACTGGCCAATAATATAAGCTTACACGTTTGGGGCGGTTATCTCTTTACCGCAATCATGGTGATCGCCGTAATTGCCTCGTTCAAATACATCGCCTGGTTGCTAAGACTTAACCGCATTGCCCGTGCTCGCTTAAGACAGAGCAAGCGGCGCGCTAACTATTCCAATGTAACCAGTGCACTGTTGAGAGACGCATTTATCGAACGCGCCGAGCAACAGTTACAGGTCGCCAAGCAAGGTCAAGAAAATGTCAGCTTAGTGGTGGTAAATATTGATATGTTTCGTCGTATTTTCCATATGCACGGTATGGATATTAGCGATAGGCTATTGCGCTTTACCGTCAAGCGCATGCGTCATCACTTTGGTGGTAACGCCCTAATCGGCGAGTTGGGCAATGACCAATTTGCGGCATTGTTAGTCAATAGCGATGCCGAGCAAGTGAGTGTTCTGGCTGAACAATTACGCCAAGATGCATTAGATAGCAGTACCACAGCAGTGGCGGGATTTAAACTAGAACTCACTATTAGCTCTGGGATTAGCGACAACCAAATTAGCGGCTATCAACTGCAAGACATGCTTAGCCACGCAGAAAAGGCGCTTCATCACGCCAAGTTACAATGGGGTAATATCTCGCTTGTCTACGCCGACGACATGATCGAGCCAACGCAAAGCTACACTCAAGGCATTAAGGAATACATTAAGCGCCAGCGGTATTTACTCAATTAA
- a CDS encoding UPF0149 family protein, with amino-acid sequence MSNNTNVTFANVQASLGGEHFSAHASEIHGLLTGIVAAGFSFDDQSYLTLVSDFFNNGEGLGKSLKDLCKQLYADIWQSVLDDNFTFQLLLPDDDEALFERSQALGLWVQGFNLGFGLQQKDNKEYSAEIKEIINDFANIANLSTEIDDDEDTENAYFEILEYVRISSLLCFAELGAKPAQRSPDKILH; translated from the coding sequence ATGAGTAACAACACCAACGTAACTTTCGCTAACGTGCAAGCCTCGTTAGGAGGAGAACACTTTTCGGCGCATGCATCGGAAATACACGGCCTGCTAACCGGTATTGTTGCCGCTGGTTTTAGTTTTGATGATCAGAGCTATTTAACCTTAGTCAGTGACTTTTTTAATAACGGCGAAGGTTTAGGTAAGAGCCTTAAAGATCTGTGCAAACAACTTTATGCCGATATTTGGCAATCGGTTCTAGATGATAACTTCACTTTTCAGTTGTTGCTTCCCGATGATGACGAAGCGTTATTTGAACGCAGTCAGGCATTGGGTTTGTGGGTGCAAGGCTTTAACTTGGGCTTTGGCTTACAGCAAAAAGACAACAAAGAGTATTCGGCTGAAATTAAAGAAATCATTAATGATTTTGCCAATATCGCCAACTTATCGACCGAAATCGATGATGATGAAGATACTGAAAACGCCTATTTTGAAATATTAGAATACGTGCGTATCTCAAGCTTATTGTGTTTTGCCGAACTCGGCGCAAAACCAGCGCAACGAAGCCCCGATAAGATATTGCACTAA
- the pepP gene encoding Xaa-Pro aminopeptidase, with translation MKHTRIDVAEFVERRQRLLAQMPDNSVALIPANKEVTRSRDTEFLFCQDKDFYYLTGFHEPDALLVLVKGEQSESILFCRDKDPAQEVWHGRRVGAEKAQQAFNFDLTYTLDELEQVLPMYINQRDVLLFAQGAQKTFDEMVFAILDILRAGFKHGFKAPHTLTDIRDLIHEMRLFKSPAEIAIMREANAITGNAHCRAMKFCQHGVFEYQVEAEILHEFAKNGARTAAYGSIVGGGENATILHYTDNDEVLINDELLLIDAGAELSGYAADITRTFPVNGKFSEQQKALYNVVLDAQNATIEAIKPGVSFAQLNTIACDVLTRGLYDLGLLTGDLDQLIEEKACKQYFIHGLGHWLGLDVHDVGDYHVDQDKNQRRPFEPGMVLTIEPGLYIDAEADVDEHYQGLGIRIEDNILVTENGFENLTVNVPKTVDEIEALMATSNQ, from the coding sequence ATGAAACACACTCGCATTGACGTGGCTGAATTTGTTGAACGCCGCCAACGTCTATTGGCGCAAATGCCTGATAATTCGGTTGCTTTAATTCCGGCTAATAAAGAAGTGACTCGCTCACGCGATACTGAATTTTTATTTTGCCAAGACAAAGACTTTTACTATTTAACAGGCTTTCACGAGCCGGATGCCCTGTTGGTGTTAGTGAAAGGCGAACAATCAGAATCGATTTTATTTTGTCGCGATAAAGATCCGGCACAAGAGGTGTGGCACGGTCGTCGCGTAGGTGCAGAAAAAGCGCAACAAGCGTTTAACTTTGATCTCACTTATACCTTAGATGAGCTTGAGCAAGTGTTGCCAATGTACATCAATCAACGCGATGTGCTGCTGTTTGCCCAAGGCGCGCAGAAGACTTTTGACGAGATGGTGTTTGCGATTCTCGATATTTTGCGAGCCGGCTTTAAACACGGCTTTAAAGCACCTCATACGCTAACCGATATTCGCGATTTGATTCACGAAATGCGCCTGTTTAAGTCGCCGGCAGAAATTGCCATTATGCGCGAAGCGAACGCGATCACTGGTAACGCCCATTGTCGAGCGATGAAGTTTTGCCAACACGGCGTGTTTGAGTATCAAGTTGAAGCGGAAATCTTACACGAGTTTGCCAAAAACGGTGCGCGTACCGCCGCTTATGGCTCAATTGTTGGAGGCGGTGAAAACGCAACCATTTTACACTACACCGACAACGATGAAGTATTGATTAATGACGAGTTACTGCTTATCGATGCTGGTGCAGAGCTCAGCGGTTATGCCGCTGATATCACCCGAACATTTCCGGTAAATGGCAAGTTTAGCGAACAACAAAAAGCCTTGTACAACGTGGTGCTCGATGCGCAAAATGCCACAATTGAGGCGATAAAGCCAGGTGTGTCGTTTGCCCAATTGAATACCATTGCCTGTGACGTGTTAACACGTGGCTTATACGATTTGGGGCTACTCACCGGCGACTTGGACCAGCTGATTGAAGAAAAAGCGTGTAAACAGTACTTTATTCACGGCTTGGGACACTGGTTGGGCTTAGATGTTCACGATGTTGGTGACTATCACGTCGACCAAGACAAAAACCAGCGCCGTCCATTTGAACCGGGTATGGTTTTGACCATTGAGCCTGGTTTGTACATCGATGCTGAAGCCGATGTTGACGAGCACTACCAGGGGCTGGGTATTCGCATTGAAGACAATATTTTAGTGACTGAAAACGGATTCGAAAACTTAACCGTTAACGTGCCCAAAACGGTCGATGAAATTGAAGCACTTATGGCGACCAGCAACCAGTAA